Proteins encoded together in one Anaerococcus murdochii window:
- the gpmA gene encoding 2,3-diphosphoglycerate-dependent phosphoglycerate mutase, whose protein sequence is MTKKLVLVRHGQSEWNLANKFTGWVDVDLSEKGVEEAKEAGRKIKEAGIRFDHAHTSVLKRAIKTCNFVLEYSDQMYVPQYKTYRLNERHYGALQGLNKAETAEKYGDEQVHIWRRSYDTLPPEISEEEKEKQAHLPMFAHLPKDVIPGAENLKVTLERVLPYYFDSIAPQLLEGETVLVAAHGNSLRALAKHLEKISDDDIMDLEIPTGQPLVYELDDELNVIKKYYL, encoded by the coding sequence ATGACAAAAAAATTAGTTTTAGTAAGACATGGACAAAGTGAATGGAACCTAGCTAACAAATTTACAGGTTGGGTTGATGTAGACCTTTCTGAAAAAGGCGTTGAAGAGGCCAAAGAAGCTGGTAGAAAGATTAAAGAAGCTGGCATTAGATTTGACCACGCTCATACATCTGTTCTAAAAAGAGCAATCAAGACTTGTAACTTTGTACTTGAATATTCTGACCAAATGTATGTCCCACAATATAAGACCTACAGACTTAACGAAAGACACTACGGTGCCCTTCAAGGCCTAAACAAGGCAGAAACTGCAGAAAAATATGGTGATGAACAAGTTCATATCTGGAGAAGATCTTATGATACACTTCCACCAGAAATTTCTGAAGAAGAAAAAGAAAAACAAGCACATTTACCAATGTTTGCCCACCTTCCAAAAGATGTAATTCCAGGAGCAGAAAACCTTAAAGTAACACTTGAAAGAGTACTTCCTTACTACTTTGATAGCATCGCTCCACAACTACTTGAAGGTGAAACTGTCCTAGTAGCAGCTCACGGCAACAGCCTTAGAGCCCTTGCAAAACACTTAGAAAAAATTTCAGATGATGATATTATGGATCTTGAAATTCCAACAGGTCAACCACTTGTTTACGAATTAGACGACGAGTTAAACGTAATCAAAAAATACTACCTATAA
- a CDS encoding winged helix-turn-helix domain-containing protein has translation MRIASIENENGVSSLINSHFDKNEVVVEQIKSMDELLFKDCSIYDLILVDMTHNRCLQFIQYIKQKTNIPVIYLTERYQKNPYEQELDDKDFVIHSFTREEFIDEVFKKVEELSKANVLDLGECSLDEANGVFRVGNKILDLTKSELKICSILIQSMPNILSKEDIVCEMQNRGLNSTPRSVREHIRKIRQEFKKADLEPIDTVTAKGYRWTLDSLKTK, from the coding sequence ATGAGAATAGCTTCAATAGAAAATGAAAATGGTGTTTCAAGCCTTATAAACTCTCATTTTGATAAAAATGAGGTCGTTGTTGAACAAATTAAATCAATGGACGAGCTCTTGTTTAAGGATTGTAGTATCTATGACCTAATCCTTGTGGATATGACTCACAACAGGTGCTTGCAATTTATTCAATACATAAAACAAAAAACAAATATACCGGTAATCTATTTAACAGAAAGATACCAAAAAAACCCCTACGAACAGGAGCTTGATGACAAAGACTTTGTGATCCATTCCTTCACCCGTGAGGAATTTATCGACGAGGTTTTCAAAAAGGTCGAAGAATTGTCCAAGGCAAATGTTCTTGATTTGGGTGAGTGTAGCCTGGATGAGGCCAATGGAGTCTTTAGGGTTGGCAACAAAATCCTAGATCTGACCAAGTCTGAGCTTAAAATTTGCTCGATTTTAATCCAATCAATGCCTAATATTTTATCCAAAGAGGATATAGTTTGCGAAATGCAAAATAGGGGCCTAAACTCAACTCCAAGGTCTGTCAGAGAGCACATCAGAAAAATCAGACAAGAGTTTAAGAAGGCAGACCTAGAGCCAATCGACACTGTGACTGCCAAGGGATATAGGTGGACACTGGATTCTTTAAAAACTAAGTAA
- a CDS encoding ECF transporter S component, with protein MNKTKSISLNNVVKIGILAALAFILMFFQIPIPIAPPFMKVDLADVPALVGGFAMGPWAGVAIQLVKNILNLTKTQTVGVGELSNFIVGASFVFVSASIYKSKKTKKTAIFALFCGVIAMTAIATLSNAFVVFPAYGKAMGIDLNAFAGQVPGNPLVKSYVSLMLLSIAPFNIVKGTAAAFVTDLIYKRVSPILKLK; from the coding sequence ATGAACAAAACAAAATCTATTTCATTAAACAACGTTGTCAAGATTGGTATTTTAGCAGCATTAGCCTTTATCCTAATGTTTTTCCAAATACCAATTCCTATAGCTCCACCTTTTATGAAGGTCGACCTAGCTGACGTGCCAGCCCTTGTAGGCGGCTTTGCCATGGGACCTTGGGCAGGTGTTGCTATCCAATTAGTTAAAAATATACTTAACCTAACAAAGACTCAAACAGTTGGCGTTGGCGAATTGTCAAACTTTATAGTTGGAGCAAGCTTTGTATTTGTATCAGCTTCTATCTATAAAAGCAAAAAGACCAAGAAAACTGCAATCTTCGCTCTTTTCTGCGGAGTAATTGCAATGACAGCCATAGCTACACTTTCAAACGCCTTTGTGGTTTTCCCAGCTTATGGAAAAGCTATGGGCATAGACCTAAACGCCTTTGCAGGCCAAGTTCCAGGTAACCCACTTGTTAAATCCTATGTAAGCCTCATGCTTTTATCTATAGCTCCATTTAACATCGTAAAGGGCACAGCAGCAGCCTTTGTTACCGACCTAATCTACAAGAGGGTCTCTCCAATATTAAAATTAAAATAA
- the tsaE gene encoding tRNA (adenosine(37)-N6)-threonylcarbamoyltransferase complex ATPase subunit type 1 TsaE: protein MIINKISDLEKFANNLAPLLKEGDVINLIGDMGAGKTTLVNAIARFFKIYDSSSPTFAIVNIYEGDVTIYHLDLYRFESPDDLLDIDFETYFYPEGAITFLEWAENGEGYLPDGMINIRIDKIDPDTREITILDDTERAREINELLGN from the coding sequence ATGATTATAAACAAGATAAGTGACTTAGAAAAATTTGCAAACAATCTTGCGCCGCTTTTAAAAGAAGGCGACGTTATTAACCTCATTGGTGACATGGGTGCCGGCAAAACAACCCTTGTTAATGCCATTGCTAGGTTTTTTAAGATTTACGACTCGTCTTCACCAACCTTTGCCATTGTAAATATCTACGAAGGGGATGTGACAATCTATCACCTAGATTTATACAGGTTTGAGAGTCCTGATGACCTTTTGGATATAGATTTTGAGACCTATTTTTACCCAGAAGGGGCTATAACATTTTTAGAATGGGCGGAAAATGGCGAGGGCTATTTGCCAGACGGAATGATAAATATAAGGATAGACAAAATTGACCCCGACACAAGGGAAATTACCATCCTAGACGACACAGAAAGGGCAAGGGAGATTAATGAATTACTTGGCAATTGA
- the tsaB gene encoding tRNA (adenosine(37)-N6)-threonylcarbamoyltransferase complex dimerization subunit type 1 TsaB — protein MNYLAIDTSTMISTVTVADEKEILGDFNVNQSKTHSESLVPMIENLLNLLGMTVADIDKFVIAEGPGSFTGLRIGMTVAKTLAQVEKKDLITISTLKAMAAGSTSDRAKLPLIDARSTRVYAALYGENLEEIIPANLYEIDDLAGLVNAKDLEIEMIGLLNDKYFDKFERAKKAPININNCIGGGLIRLAMEDDNPVKPLYEISPNYLRKSQAEREFKK, from the coding sequence ATGAATTACTTGGCAATTGATACATCAACCATGATTTCAACTGTGACAGTAGCTGATGAAAAGGAAATATTGGGAGATTTTAACGTAAATCAATCGAAGACCCATTCGGAAAGCCTGGTCCCAATGATAGAAAATCTCCTAAACCTTTTGGGAATGACTGTTGCGGACATTGATAAATTCGTAATAGCCGAAGGTCCTGGATCTTTTACCGGTCTTAGGATTGGAATGACTGTCGCAAAGACCTTGGCTCAAGTTGAGAAGAAAGACTTGATTACAATTTCAACCCTAAAGGCCATGGCAGCTGGTTCCACATCTGATAGGGCAAAGCTCCCTTTAATTGACGCAAGGTCTACAAGGGTCTACGCAGCCTTGTATGGCGAAAACCTAGAAGAAATTATTCCAGCAAATCTATATGAAATCGACGATTTGGCAGGGCTTGTAAATGCCAAAGACCTTGAAATAGAGATGATTGGCCTTTTAAACGACAAGTATTTTGACAAGTTTGAAAGGGCAAAAAAAGCGCCGATAAATATCAATAATTGCATCGGCGGTGGCCTAATTAGACTTGCCATGGAAGACGACAATCCAGTCAAGCCTCTTTATGAAATAAGCCCAAATTATCTAAGAAAAAGCCAGGCGGAAAGGGAGTTTAAGAAGTGA
- the rimI gene encoding ribosomal protein S18-alanine N-acetyltransferase — MIRPMELEDADRVYEIENDSFFEPWTKRRLLKEFEENSFLKHFVYEKDGEVVGFYIISCISDLVEIFTIAVDKNHRGQGIGSALLEHLINVAKEKNASEIWLEASTKNLAAVNLYEKYGFNIQSIRKNYYQKTGEDAYNMIRTIT; from the coding sequence GTGATTAGACCGATGGAACTTGAAGACGCTGACAGGGTTTACGAAATCGAGAATGATTCATTTTTCGAACCTTGGACTAAAAGAAGGCTCCTAAAAGAATTTGAAGAAAACTCCTTCCTCAAACATTTCGTATACGAAAAAGACGGGGAAGTGGTTGGATTTTACATAATTTCCTGTATATCGGATTTAGTTGAGATTTTCACCATAGCGGTCGATAAAAACCACAGGGGTCAAGGCATAGGATCTGCTCTCTTGGAGCATTTGATAAATGTTGCCAAGGAGAAAAATGCCAGCGAAATCTGGCTAGAGGCCTCAACTAAGAACCTTGCCGCTGTCAACCTTTATGAAAAATACGGTTTTAATATCCAATCTATCAGGAAAAACTACTATCAAAAGACAGGCGAAGATGCTTACAATATGATAAGGACCATTACATGA
- the tsaD gene encoding tRNA (adenosine(37)-N6)-threonylcarbamoyltransferase complex transferase subunit TsaD — protein MKDFYTLAIETSCDDSSVAILKNEREILTNLISSQIDIHALFGGVVPEIASRKHLEAINPLIDKALDEAGISYSDLDLITVTKGPGLIGSLLVGISAAKALALATGLPLVGANHMKGHICANYLSNKDLEPPFVCLVVSGGHTYLCKINDYNDIEVVGSTRDDAAGESFDKVARKIGLGYPGGPKIDKLAKEGNPQAIDFPRVMLEKGSYDFSFSGLKTAVLNYAHNLEQKGEEINKADLAASFQDAVVDVLVEKSLMLLEETGYKQFAISGGVAANSRLRARMGEELEKRDIKFYYPETILCTDNAAMIAMAGYLDYMDGVRDDTFMKVYPNLDL, from the coding sequence ATGAAAGATTTTTATACCCTTGCAATAGAGACATCTTGCGATGATTCCTCCGTTGCAATTTTGAAAAATGAAAGAGAAATTCTAACAAATTTAATATCCAGTCAGATCGACATCCACGCCCTTTTTGGGGGCGTTGTCCCAGAAATTGCCTCAAGAAAGCACCTTGAAGCCATAAATCCATTGATTGATAAGGCTTTGGATGAGGCGGGAATTTCCTATTCTGACCTAGATTTAATCACCGTAACCAAGGGCCCAGGCCTTATTGGTTCACTTTTGGTGGGGATTTCTGCCGCAAAGGCCCTAGCCCTTGCAACTGGCCTTCCACTCGTTGGTGCCAACCATATGAAGGGCCACATCTGCGCAAATTACCTTTCAAATAAGGACCTAGAGCCACCCTTTGTATGCCTAGTCGTATCGGGCGGCCATACATATTTATGCAAGATAAATGACTACAACGACATAGAAGTCGTGGGATCAACCAGGGACGATGCTGCAGGTGAATCCTTTGATAAGGTCGCAAGAAAAATCGGCCTCGGCTATCCAGGTGGTCCAAAAATTGATAAACTCGCCAAGGAAGGCAACCCACAAGCCATAGATTTTCCAAGGGTTATGCTAGAAAAAGGCTCTTATGACTTTTCTTTTTCGGGCCTTAAGACTGCAGTTTTAAACTATGCCCACAACCTAGAACAAAAGGGAGAAGAAATCAACAAGGCAGACCTTGCCGCATCTTTCCAGGATGCAGTAGTGGACGTCCTTGTAGAAAAATCCCTCATGCTCCTTGAAGAAACCGGCTATAAACAATTTGCCATTTCTGGCGGAGTTGCTGCCAACTCAAGACTTAGGGCAAGGATGGGCGAAGAATTAGAAAAGCGAGATATAAAGTTTTATTACCCAGAAACCATCCTTTGCACAGACAACGCAGCCATGATCGCCATGGCAGGCTATCTTGACTATATGGACGGCGTTCGTGATGACACCTTTATGAAAGTTTATCCAAACTTAGACCTATGA
- a CDS encoding S41 family peptidase encodes MTKLKKYGLFIFFVLLILIQTSCVKRRISYLEREKLARENAGIKTAAHTGIFYPENITDFSLEDYLKWYKDLKAPPHLQLASHENPKKLSRSEMVEDFEYLFRELKETYPFFEVLKRKYDIDFLKNHDIYLKKVKDCKTDEEFTKTLNEIMGDLHNFHAKIADSAYVDQTLKYYSRNWNQPSIYYEFLNLNRQVVRNRYGLDGIQSKTGAGPIKRKQMGLIKDDGEANISLESQGDLAILKISQMGDLANLDKDEKVLNEFLRNKHMYKALVIDIRDNVGGNMEYWQNFLMPKLTKNPKQVVNHMFFKDSPKTRLLLQDNTLNMENLSNVDITGIRLDHAEELKEFSYYIKDTIVINPDESKRDNGYEGKIFLLVDEDVFSAAEGFASFVKNTEFATIVGTQTGGDGITLGVINSVLPNSGLVFTYTNTLGYDPTGEINEEHPTTPDIESASYRQSIEIIENMVNN; translated from the coding sequence ATGACAAAGCTTAAAAAATACGGGCTTTTCATCTTTTTTGTCCTCCTCATCCTAATCCAGACTTCCTGTGTCAAAAGGAGAATTTCCTATCTTGAGAGGGAAAAACTTGCCAGGGAAAATGCTGGAATCAAGACGGCAGCCCACACAGGGATTTTTTATCCGGAAAATATTACGGATTTTTCCCTAGAAGACTACCTCAAATGGTACAAGGATTTGAAGGCGCCCCCACACTTGCAACTGGCAAGCCACGAAAATCCCAAAAAGCTCTCAAGGTCTGAGATGGTGGAAGACTTTGAATACTTATTTAGAGAACTCAAAGAGACCTACCCATTTTTTGAGGTTTTGAAGAGAAAATATGACATAGATTTTCTAAAAAACCACGATATTTACCTCAAAAAGGTCAAAGACTGCAAGACTGACGAAGAATTTACCAAGACCTTAAACGAGATAATGGGTGATTTGCACAATTTCCACGCCAAAATTGCCGATTCTGCCTATGTTGATCAGACTTTGAAATATTATTCGCGAAATTGGAACCAACCTTCAATTTATTACGAATTTTTAAATTTAAATAGGCAGGTTGTTAGAAATAGGTACGGCCTTGATGGTATTCAATCCAAAACTGGAGCTGGCCCTATAAAAAGGAAACAAATGGGCCTCATAAAAGACGACGGTGAAGCCAATATCAGCCTGGAAAGCCAGGGCGACCTCGCAATTTTAAAGATATCCCAGATGGGAGATTTGGCAAATCTTGACAAGGACGAGAAGGTTCTTAACGAATTTTTGAGAAATAAACACATGTACAAGGCCCTAGTTATAGACATCAGGGACAATGTAGGCGGAAATATGGAATACTGGCAGAATTTCCTCATGCCAAAATTAACCAAAAATCCGAAACAAGTTGTAAACCATATGTTCTTCAAGGATTCGCCAAAAACAAGGCTTTTGCTCCAGGACAATACCCTAAACATGGAAAACTTGTCAAATGTTGACATTACAGGGATAAGGTTAGACCATGCGGAAGAGTTAAAAGAGTTTTCTTATTATATCAAAGATACCATAGTCATAAACCCAGACGAATCAAAAAGGGACAATGGCTACGAGGGAAAAATCTTCCTCCTAGTCGACGAAGACGTATTTTCAGCCGCAGAAGGCTTCGCATCCTTCGTCAAAAACACCGAATTTGCAACCATTGTCGGCACTCAAACCGGTGGCGATGGGATAACCCTCGGAGTAATAAACTCCGTCCTCCCAAACTCAGGCCTAGTCTTCACCTACACCAACACCCTAGGCTACGACCCAACTGGCGAAATCAACGAAGAACACCCAACCACCCCCGACATAGAATCCGCCTCCTACAGACAGTCTATAGAAATAATTGAAAATATGGTAAATAACTAA
- a CDS encoding HEPN domain-containing protein, translating into MANLREFRLDNIIEYKGLWSLSAVGVYTKNRIETAVRGTLKINNGKIRLEINGKLKSYNIKNTYNSFDIFGYLSNGLYVKLEKCYIISINFPSPGYPTESYMATRGFILIKNDDNIISKTLQATQVRISLNYLEDWYDINLPTINNVGDDGSYSIDYNNDFFDNNNYEILDGNYYVKLVRNITQNYNIHKGVITEVDSYLKINSKGYEPKPIDNLLDLAFWLKEFINFITQTFGNLTECTYLLEDNVNRIWIEKIKKDEYIYHRPYYEGKLIFNQLSFNNDELNFYSLRLSNVYKDFGLLINEWFKNKDNLDYIISLYNQNQLPNLDINTKLVNQIKMLEAYYDNYKVNKREKITDKENKLNKTKTKLKEYLNLFDVEEGIKEDIIKNINYSSKNKKMNLREKLNVILESLPENFKIIFYDIDPEWDRDDKFIDKFAVKLKDTRNYYTHGANPDKNKNRYKSTKEIIIANQVLDYIIYFLVLKVLGLDDKKILNYPFIKYKIME; encoded by the coding sequence TTGGCAAATTTAAGAGAATTTAGATTAGATAATATAATTGAATATAAAGGGCTATGGTCTTTATCAGCAGTTGGTGTATATACCAAGAATCGGATTGAAACAGCAGTTAGAGGAACGCTTAAAATAAACAATGGAAAAATAAGACTGGAGATAAATGGTAAGTTAAAATCTTATAATATTAAAAATACTTACAATAGTTTTGATATTTTTGGATATTTAAGTAATGGCCTATATGTTAAATTAGAAAAATGTTACATAATAAGTATAAATTTTCCATCACCCGGCTACCCTACAGAGAGCTATATGGCTACAAGGGGATTTATATTAATTAAAAATGATGATAATATAATTTCCAAAACTTTACAAGCTACACAGGTTAGGATTTCACTTAATTATTTGGAAGATTGGTATGATATAAATTTACCTACAATAAATAATGTTGGTGACGATGGCTCATACTCTATAGATTATAATAACGATTTTTTTGATAATAATAATTATGAAATATTAGATGGAAATTATTATGTTAAGTTAGTTAGAAATATAACTCAAAATTATAATATTCATAAAGGAGTTATTACAGAAGTTGACTCTTATTTAAAGATAAATTCAAAAGGATACGAGCCTAAGCCTATCGATAATCTTCTAGATTTAGCGTTCTGGTTAAAAGAGTTTATTAATTTTATTACGCAAACTTTTGGCAATCTAACAGAATGTACCTATCTACTTGAAGACAATGTTAATAGGATCTGGATTGAGAAGATTAAAAAAGATGAATATATTTATCATAGACCTTACTATGAGGGTAAATTGATTTTTAATCAACTTAGTTTTAATAATGATGAACTTAATTTTTATTCGCTTAGATTAAGTAATGTATATAAGGATTTTGGATTACTTATAAATGAATGGTTTAAAAATAAAGACAATCTAGATTATATAATATCTCTATATAATCAAAATCAATTACCTAATTTAGATATAAATACGAAATTAGTCAACCAAATTAAAATGCTCGAAGCATATTATGATAATTATAAGGTAAATAAAAGAGAAAAGATCACTGATAAAGAAAATAAACTAAATAAAACAAAGACTAAACTAAAAGAATATTTGAATTTATTTGATGTAGAAGAAGGAATAAAAGAAGATATAATTAAAAATATCAATTACTCTTCAAAAAATAAGAAAATGAATTTACGTGAAAAATTAAACGTGATTTTAGAAAGCTTGCCAGAAAACTTTAAGATTATTTTTTATGATATTGATCCAGAATGGGATAGGGATGATAAGTTTATAGATAAATTTGCTGTAAAATTAAAAGATACTAGAAATTACTATACACACGGAGCAAACCCTGATAAAAATAAAAATAGATATAAATCTACAAAAGAGATAATAATAGCAAACCAAGTTCTTGATTATATAATTTATTTTTTAGTATTAAAAGTCCTAGGATTAGATGATAAGAAAATTTTAAATTATCCATTTATAAAATATAAGATTATGGAATAG
- a CDS encoding site-specific DNA-methyltransferase, whose translation MTIKKLDLGGMDLLGADLDKFAGLFPDLVTEERDETGRLKKSIDFEKFKARFSADIISEGKERYEFTWPGKRAAMAEANSPINKTLRPVVEESKNWDTTENLYIEGDNLEVLKLLQESYLGKIKMIYIDPPYNTGSDFVYNDDFKENLDQYNEDNADYDEEGGKLIKNIESNGRFHSDWCSMIYPRLKLARNLLTDDGVIFISIDDNEQENLKKICDEVFGEGNFIAQVIWERAFAPVNLKKHFSESHDYILVYTRNLEQTVSNGLKRTGEADDRYRNPDNDPRGPWQSGDFSVGPAVEANIYEIISPSGRVNLPPNGRSWRVSEEKFKQMVKNNEVWFGSDGNGVPRQKRFLSNVKKGITPMTIWKYQDVGHSQDATKKLKALFDNHMYFEYPKSVDLIKRCIQLYSQEDSLNLDFFSGSATTAHAVMDLNAEDGGHRKYIMVNLPEETDENSEAYKAGYKNICEIGKERIRRAGEKILADNKDKEGIENLDTGFRVFRVDSTNMNDVAIEPNLLEQNFLDEYESNIKADRTDLDLLFACLLAWGLPLDRKHESEDYHGFTIHSYNDGDLIACFDDNISEEAIKYMAKKEPLRVVFRDSCFKSSQDKINVEEIFKIFSPETEIRVL comes from the coding sequence ATGACAATTAAAAAACTAGACCTAGGGGGCATGGACCTACTTGGGGCGGACTTAGATAAATTTGCAGGGCTCTTTCCAGACCTTGTCACAGAGGAAAGAGATGAGACAGGAAGGCTTAAAAAATCCATAGATTTTGAAAAATTCAAGGCGAGATTTTCTGCTGATATTATTAGTGAGGGTAAGGAACGCTATGAATTTACCTGGCCAGGCAAGAGGGCAGCCATGGCAGAAGCCAACTCTCCAATAAATAAAACCTTAAGGCCAGTAGTAGAAGAATCCAAAAATTGGGATACGACAGAGAACCTCTACATAGAAGGCGATAACCTCGAAGTCCTAAAACTCCTCCAAGAATCCTACCTGGGAAAGATTAAGATGATTTATATCGATCCGCCATACAATACAGGAAGTGACTTTGTCTACAACGACGATTTTAAGGAAAATCTCGACCAATACAATGAGGATAATGCCGACTATGACGAAGAAGGCGGCAAATTAATAAAAAACATCGAATCCAACGGCCGCTTTCATTCTGATTGGTGTTCAATGATTTATCCTAGGCTAAAACTTGCAAGAAACCTCCTAACAGATGATGGGGTTATATTTATATCCATAGATGATAATGAGCAAGAAAACCTTAAGAAGATATGTGATGAGGTGTTTGGGGAAGGCAATTTCATAGCTCAAGTAATATGGGAAAGAGCCTTTGCTCCAGTAAATTTAAAGAAACATTTTTCTGAAAGCCATGATTATATATTGGTTTATACAAGAAATTTAGAACAAACAGTTTCAAATGGTTTAAAGAGAACTGGAGAAGCTGATGATAGGTATAGAAATCCAGATAATGACCCAAGAGGGCCTTGGCAATCTGGAGATTTTTCAGTAGGACCTGCTGTAGAGGCGAATATTTATGAAATCATATCTCCTTCTGGTAGAGTAAATCTTCCTCCGAATGGAAGGTCTTGGAGAGTTTCCGAAGAAAAATTTAAACAAATGGTGAAAAATAACGAAGTGTGGTTTGGTAGTGATGGCAATGGTGTTCCTAGACAGAAGAGATTTTTATCAAATGTAAAGAAAGGAATCACGCCTATGACCATATGGAAATATCAGGATGTAGGACATTCTCAAGATGCAACCAAGAAACTAAAAGCTTTATTTGATAATCATATGTATTTTGAATATCCAAAATCAGTAGATTTAATTAAAAGATGTATTCAACTATATTCTCAAGAAGATTCCCTAAATCTAGACTTCTTTTCAGGCTCAGCCACCACCGCCCACGCAGTTATGGACCTAAATGCAGAAGATGGGGGACATCGTAAATATATTATGGTAAATCTTCCAGAAGAAACCGACGAAAATTCTGAGGCCTACAAGGCGGGTTATAAAAATATCTGCGAGATAGGCAAGGAAAGGATTAGGCGTGCTGGGGAGAAAATCCTTGCTGATAACAAAGACAAGGAAGGAATTGAAAATCTTGACACAGGCTTTAGGGTCTTTAGGGTTGACTCTACCAACATGAACGATGTGGCAATTGAGCCAAATCTATTGGAACAAAACTTCCTAGATGAGTACGAATCAAATATCAAGGCTGACAGGACCGACCTAGACCTACTTTTTGCCTGCTTATTAGCCTGGGGACTTCCACTTGATAGAAAACATGAATCAGAAGATTACCATGGTTTTACAATCCATTCCTACAATGACGGCGACCTCATAGCCTGCTTTGATGATAATATATCAGAAGAAGCTATCAAATATATGGCAAAAAAAGAGCCTTTGAGGGTAGTCTTCAGAGATTCTTGCTTTAAGTCTAGTCAGGATAAAATAAATGTGGAAGAGATTTTCAAAATCTTTTCACCAGAGACAGAAATAAGGGTTTTGTAA